In the Staphylococcus condimenti genome, one interval contains:
- a CDS encoding GNAT family N-acetyltransferase, producing MEHSIREISINDADDYIKLLKDIYDESDFMLYSPGEYVPSLSSALKNLEHFITSPSNTIYIAEIDGMLIGFAIVSSRKYERTQHETRVRIGIREHYRSKGVGQSLLNAVDAWALNHNIRRLEAVVVPQNKHAVELFKSAGYQIEGEMRDKLKIDNQYYNEYVMAKLLR from the coding sequence GTATTAACGATGCAGATGACTATATCAAGTTGTTAAAAGATATCTATGATGAATCTGACTTTATGTTATATAGTCCTGGTGAATATGTCCCTTCTCTTTCAAGTGCCTTAAAAAACCTTGAACACTTCATCACTTCTCCATCTAATACCATTTATATTGCTGAAATTGACGGCATGTTAATTGGATTTGCTATTGTATCGTCACGCAAATATGAACGTACACAGCATGAGACACGTGTACGCATTGGTATTCGTGAACACTATCGCAGCAAAGGCGTTGGACAATCACTCTTAAATGCGGTAGATGCATGGGCTCTAAATCATAATATCAGACGTCTAGAAGCAGTTGTAGTGCCTCAAAATAAACATGCAGTTGAATTATTCAAATCTGCTGGTTATCAAATTGAAGGCGAAATGCGTGATAAACTCAAAATCGACAATCAATATTACAATGAATATGTGATGGCGAAATTACTACGATAA
- a CDS encoding alpha/beta hydrolase → MSKRKKRWLIWSTIIVIVLCTAAGISIKKYFDYRHTQDMKEKVQLNNRNVKVFNNITYGKTFPKSQLDIITPAELDKDVKLPVIFWMHGGGFIAGDKQYKNPLLSKIAEQGYIVVNVNYALAPEYKYPTPLVQMDQAVSFIKKNQHELPIDFKQVVFGGDSAGAQLSSQYTAIQTDKSLRDSMDFKQQFKPKNIRAAIFFGGFYNMNTVKKTEFPRIQLFMRSYTGTSHWESEFKNLSEMSTVEHVTHQYPPTFLSVGDADPFASQNAEFADVLEQHDVPTDTFFFDGSHHLHHQYQFHLDKPESKENLAAVQHFLSRNTSSTNIKKQNEQFEPIQLNPF, encoded by the coding sequence ATGAGCAAGCGCAAAAAACGCTGGCTTATATGGAGTACAATCATAGTTATCGTTCTTTGTACTGCAGCGGGTATCAGTATAAAAAAGTACTTTGATTATCGTCATACACAAGATATGAAAGAAAAAGTACAGTTGAATAATCGAAATGTGAAAGTCTTTAATAATATTACATACGGAAAGACTTTTCCTAAAAGTCAGTTAGATATTATTACACCGGCAGAGTTGGATAAGGATGTTAAATTACCGGTTATTTTTTGGATGCATGGCGGCGGGTTTATTGCAGGAGACAAACAATATAAAAATCCGTTATTATCTAAAATTGCAGAACAAGGTTATATTGTAGTGAATGTCAATTATGCACTTGCACCAGAATATAAATATCCAACACCGCTAGTTCAAATGGATCAAGCAGTTTCTTTTATCAAAAAGAATCAGCACGAATTACCTATAGACTTTAAACAAGTGGTGTTTGGCGGGGATTCAGCCGGGGCGCAATTATCCAGTCAATATACAGCAATACAGACGGATAAATCGTTGCGTGATTCTATGGATTTCAAACAACAATTCAAACCCAAAAACATACGTGCAGCAATATTCTTCGGCGGTTTTTATAATATGAATACAGTTAAGAAAACAGAATTTCCTCGAATTCAATTATTTATGCGCAGTTATACAGGAACATCACATTGGGAATCTGAATTCAAAAATTTATCTGAAATGTCTACAGTAGAGCATGTAACACATCAGTATCCACCTACTTTTTTATCAGTAGGTGACGCAGATCCATTTGCGAGCCAAAACGCTGAATTTGCAGATGTTTTAGAACAACATGATGTACCGACAGATACATTTTTCTTCGATGGTTCTCATCATTTGCACCATCAATACCAATTTCATTTAGATAAACCAGAATCTAAAGAAAATTTAGCTGCAGTTCAGCACTTCTTAAGTCGTAATACTAGCTCGACAAATATTAAAAAACAAAATGAACAATTCGAACCTATTCAATTAAATCCGTTTTAA
- a CDS encoding membrane protein — protein MTFNKETVKIGFAYVGVVVGAGFSTGQEVMQFFTDYGLYAYIGVLIAGLILGFIGRQVAKIGTAFDAENHESTLSYIFGKQFGRIIDYILVFFLFGISVTMIAGAGAAFHESYGIPTWLGSLIMVIAIYITLLMDFNKIVRALGVVTPFLIVLVIIIAGVYLVKGQVPISQINSVVPEANPIKGIWRGTIYGGLAFAVGFSTIVAIGGDASRRKVSGAGALFGGVVYTILLALITFALQTEYPAIKDAAIPTLTLAHGIHPIVTILLSIVMLAVMYNTILGLLYSFAARFTTPYTKKYHILIVIMMLVAYGLSFVGFSSLINFLYPAMGYVGLLIVAAVLIKYFKRKKANEEHIA, from the coding sequence ATGACGTTTAATAAAGAAACTGTAAAAATTGGCTTTGCCTATGTCGGTGTAGTAGTCGGCGCAGGTTTTTCAACAGGCCAAGAAGTTATGCAATTTTTCACAGATTATGGATTATATGCATACATTGGTGTTTTAATAGCAGGATTAATTTTAGGATTCATCGGAAGACAAGTAGCAAAAATAGGGACAGCTTTCGATGCTGAAAACCATGAATCGACACTTTCATATATTTTTGGTAAGCAATTTGGACGAATCATCGACTATATACTCGTCTTCTTCTTATTTGGAATTTCTGTCACAATGATTGCAGGGGCAGGCGCTGCATTCCATGAAAGTTATGGTATCCCAACTTGGTTAGGTTCATTAATCATGGTAATCGCAATTTACATTACATTATTAATGGACTTCAACAAAATAGTACGCGCACTTGGTGTAGTGACACCATTCTTAATAGTTTTAGTAATTATTATTGCTGGCGTGTACTTAGTAAAAGGTCAAGTACCTATTTCTCAAATTAACTCAGTTGTACCTGAGGCTAATCCGATAAAAGGTATTTGGAGAGGTACAATTTACGGCGGACTCGCATTTGCAGTTGGTTTTAGTACAATTGTCGCAATCGGCGGTGATGCTAGTAGACGTAAAGTATCAGGTGCTGGAGCCTTGTTCGGCGGTGTTGTTTATACAATCTTACTTGCTTTGATTACGTTTGCATTGCAAACAGAATATCCAGCAATTAAAGATGCAGCAATTCCGACACTTACATTAGCACATGGTATTCACCCGATTGTTACGATTTTACTATCAATTGTTATGCTGGCTGTTATGTATAACACAATTTTAGGGTTGCTCTATTCTTTCGCTGCAAGATTTACAACACCTTACACTAAAAAATATCATATTTTAATTGTGATCATGATGCTTGTTGCATATGGATTAAGCTTCGTTGGATTCTCAAGCTTGATTAATTTCTTATATCCAGCAATGGGCTATGTAGGATTGTTAATCGTTGCTGCAGTATTAATTAAGTACTTTAAACGTAAGAAAGCAAATGAAGAGCACATTGCGTAA
- a CDS encoding FecCD family ABC transporter permease: MIDNKLRIKQLVALAISIILLFAACAWSVTSGEYHMSISTFFKTLFGQGEYTDSLILLDFRLPRMLITILAGAALSMSGAMMQSVTNNPLAEPGILGINAGSGFLIALFLVVGHVSADNFIYILPLLSIIGGMLTAIIIFYFSCTKEKGITPASMVLVGVGLSAALSGGSLTLMSKFDRDQSEFMATWLAGNIWGDDWSFVIALLPWLIVIIPFLFTKANTLNILNTNEQIAQGLGINVRRERMIILFAAVALSSAAVAVSGAISFIGLMGPHIAKTIVGPRHQLFMPLAIFIGAFLLVFSDTVGQVILQPSGIPAGIVVALIGAPYFLYLMYRTKSF; encoded by the coding sequence ATGATTGATAATAAGTTACGTATTAAGCAACTCGTTGCTTTGGCGATTTCTATTATATTACTCTTCGCAGCATGTGCTTGGAGTGTTACTTCTGGGGAGTATCATATGTCAATCAGCACTTTTTTCAAGACTTTGTTTGGACAAGGTGAATACACAGATAGTCTGATTCTATTAGATTTCAGGTTACCTCGAATGTTGATAACGATATTAGCTGGTGCTGCTTTGAGTATGAGCGGTGCGATGATGCAAAGTGTGACCAACAACCCGCTTGCAGAACCTGGTATTTTAGGGATTAATGCAGGAAGCGGCTTTTTAATCGCGCTATTTTTAGTAGTAGGACATGTCAGTGCAGATAACTTTATTTATATTTTACCGCTACTTAGTATTATCGGCGGTATGCTAACTGCGATTATTATTTTCTATTTCAGCTGTACTAAAGAAAAAGGAATTACACCAGCAAGTATGGTGCTTGTGGGTGTAGGACTTTCTGCGGCATTATCTGGTGGTTCTCTGACATTAATGTCTAAATTTGATCGTGATCAATCAGAATTTATGGCAACTTGGCTTGCCGGAAATATTTGGGGAGATGACTGGAGTTTTGTCATCGCCTTATTACCATGGTTGATTGTGATTATTCCATTTCTATTTACTAAGGCAAATACATTGAATATCTTGAATACCAATGAGCAGATTGCCCAAGGTTTAGGAATTAATGTGCGTCGAGAACGTATGATTATTTTATTTGCAGCCGTTGCTTTATCTTCTGCAGCGGTTGCAGTAAGTGGTGCTATCAGTTTTATTGGTTTAATGGGGCCGCACATTGCTAAAACAATTGTCGGACCAAGACATCAATTGTTCATGCCGCTTGCAATTTTTATTGGTGCTTTTCTATTAGTCTTTTCTGATACAGTCGGTCAAGTCATCTTACAACCTTCTGGTATTCCAGCAGGAATTGTCGTTGCACTGATAGGTGCACCGTATTTCTTATACCTGATGTATCGCACAAAAAGTTTTTAA
- a CDS encoding FecCD family ABC transporter permease, with the protein MTQKQKKQKQINFTSAFILSCLLLFVMLLISILYGDARIHLSTIYQAIFHYNPNIEQHNIISEIRIPRDLGAVLVGMALAVAGAVVQGVTKNGLADPSLIGLNAGASFMLAVTYAFYPSANFSILMLAGFIGAILGGTIVLLMGRTRQDGFNPIRIILAGAAVSAFLTALSQGIALFFKLNQDINFWSMGGVSGTTWIQLKWSAPIIIATVILIILLSKQLTILNLGESLATGLGQNVTMIRTISLVLTMLLAGIAVAMVGQIAFVGLIVPHIVRFLIGTDYAKVIPLTAVLGGFLVLLADTVARMLGDAPVGAIVSFIGVPYFIYLIRKGGRTI; encoded by the coding sequence ATGACACAAAAGCAGAAAAAACAAAAACAAATTAATTTTACATCTGCGTTTATCTTATCTTGTCTTTTACTTTTCGTTATGTTGTTGATATCTATTTTGTACGGTGATGCGAGAATTCATTTATCTACGATTTACCAAGCAATCTTCCATTATAATCCAAACATTGAACAACATAATATTATAAGTGAAATCCGAATACCGCGCGATTTAGGCGCGGTATTAGTCGGTATGGCACTTGCAGTGGCAGGTGCTGTAGTACAAGGTGTGACTAAAAACGGATTAGCAGACCCTAGTTTGATTGGTTTGAATGCAGGTGCAAGCTTCATGTTGGCTGTGACTTATGCATTTTATCCAAGTGCTAATTTCAGTATTCTAATGCTGGCTGGGTTTATAGGTGCTATTTTAGGAGGCACGATTGTTCTTTTAATGGGGCGCACACGCCAAGATGGGTTCAATCCAATTCGCATTATTTTAGCGGGGGCTGCAGTCAGCGCTTTCTTAACTGCACTTAGTCAAGGTATTGCACTATTCTTCAAATTGAATCAAGATATTAACTTTTGGAGTATGGGCGGTGTTTCTGGTACAACATGGATTCAATTAAAATGGAGTGCGCCCATTATTATTGCGACTGTCATTTTAATCATACTTTTAAGTAAACAGTTGACGATACTTAACCTAGGAGAAAGTTTAGCGACTGGATTAGGACAAAACGTCACAATGATTCGCACAATCAGTTTAGTATTGACGATGCTTTTAGCAGGTATCGCAGTAGCGATGGTTGGACAAATTGCCTTTGTCGGATTGATTGTGCCGCATATCGTACGCTTTTTAATCGGCACAGACTATGCCAAAGTTATTCCATTAACAGCAGTACTCGGCGGGTTCTTAGTATTGCTTGCGGATACTGTTGCGCGCATGTTGGGTGATGCGCCTGTGGGTGCAATTGTATCGTTTATCGGTGTGCCTTACTTTATCTATTTGATTAGAAAAGGAGGACGTACGATATGA
- a CDS encoding ABC transporter ATP-binding protein has product MNRLNGQQVTIGYGEHVIVSDLDVEIPDGKVTSIIGPNGCGKSTLLKALSRLLSVKNGKILLDGKNIHTQSTKEIAKKIAILPQSPDVADGLTAGELVSYGRFPHQKGFGRLSTEDKEEIDWALKVTGTYDFKHRAINDLSGGQRQRVWIAMALAQKTDIIFLDEPTTYLDISHQLEILELVQELNREHGTTIVMVLHDINQAIRFSDHLIAMKGGDIVSSGETQEVLTKEILEKVFNIDAELSTDPRTGKPMLVTYDLLCKHYSKV; this is encoded by the coding sequence ATGAATCGTTTAAACGGTCAACAAGTAACAATCGGATATGGGGAACATGTTATTGTTAGTGATTTAGATGTTGAAATTCCTGATGGTAAAGTGACATCCATTATCGGACCGAACGGTTGCGGTAAATCGACGCTATTAAAAGCGCTGTCACGTTTGCTTTCTGTAAAGAATGGTAAAATTTTATTGGATGGTAAAAATATTCACACGCAATCCACAAAAGAAATTGCTAAGAAAATTGCTATTTTACCTCAATCACCAGATGTAGCTGATGGGTTAACAGCTGGAGAATTGGTATCTTACGGACGTTTTCCACACCAAAAAGGCTTCGGTCGTTTGAGTACAGAGGATAAAGAAGAAATTGATTGGGCTTTAAAAGTGACTGGAACGTATGACTTTAAGCATAGAGCAATTAATGATTTAAGTGGCGGTCAAAGACAACGTGTTTGGATTGCGATGGCTTTAGCACAAAAAACAGATATTATTTTCTTAGATGAACCTACAACATATTTAGATATCAGCCACCAGTTAGAAATTTTGGAACTCGTACAAGAGTTGAACCGTGAACATGGTACGACGATTGTGATGGTATTGCACGATATTAACCAAGCTATTCGCTTTTCTGATCATTTGATTGCTATGAAAGGCGGAGACATTGTTTCTTCAGGTGAAACACAAGAAGTATTAACAAAAGAAATTTTAGAAAAAGTATTCAATATTGATGCTGAATTAAGCACAGATCCGCGTACGGGCAAACCGATGCTTGTCACATATGACTTATTATGTAAGCATTACTCAAAAGTGTGA
- a CDS encoding YitT family protein, producing the protein MRDLALVVFGSFVFSAGVNTFIISGKLGEGGVTGLAIVLYYAFHISPGITNFVLNAILIVIGYKFLSKRSMFLTIIATVLISVFLGLTESWHIETGNVVVNAVFGGSCVGLGIGVIVLAGGTTAGTTILARLAHKYLDVSTSYALLFFDLIVVAISITVIPMDKILVTIISLYIGTKVMEFVIEGLNTKKAMTIISSRPDEVAKVIDEKVGRGVTIIDGRGYYSKEDKEILYVVISKTQVSKAKRLIRSLDENAFLVIHDVRDVYGNGFLADE; encoded by the coding sequence ATGCGTGACCTTGCGCTAGTTGTTTTTGGATCGTTTGTTTTTTCGGCAGGCGTCAATACTTTCATTATTTCAGGTAAACTAGGCGAGGGCGGCGTAACAGGGCTCGCAATTGTATTATATTATGCATTTCACATATCACCTGGTATTACAAACTTTGTGTTGAATGCAATTTTAATTGTAATCGGTTATAAGTTTTTAAGTAAACGCAGTATGTTTTTGACAATTATAGCTACTGTTTTGATATCTGTGTTCTTGGGGTTGACGGAATCATGGCATATCGAAACTGGAAATGTTGTGGTGAATGCAGTCTTTGGGGGTTCTTGTGTTGGACTTGGTATCGGTGTCATTGTCTTAGCTGGAGGAACAACTGCCGGAACTACAATTTTAGCTCGGTTAGCGCATAAGTATTTAGATGTAAGTACGTCATACGCTTTGTTATTTTTTGATTTAATTGTAGTTGCAATTTCAATTACTGTTATTCCGATGGATAAAATTTTAGTAACGATTATTTCGTTATACATCGGTACTAAAGTGATGGAATTCGTAATAGAAGGTTTGAATACAAAGAAAGCAATGACAATTATTTCAAGCCGCCCCGATGAAGTGGCTAAAGTAATTGATGAGAAAGTTGGTCGTGGGGTAACGATTATAGACGGCCGCGGTTATTATTCTAAAGAAGATAAAGAAATTTTATATGTAGTTATTAGTAAAACACAAGTATCTAAAGCGAAACGACTTATTCGCAGTTTAGATGAAAATGCATTCTTAGTGATTCATGATGTGCGTGATGTCTATGGAAATGGATTTTTAGCAGATGAATAA
- a CDS encoding NupC/NupG family nucleoside CNT transporter, which translates to MYLLINIIGLAVFLGIAVLFSRNRKEIHWKSVVILVIVNLFLAWFFVFFPWGNWFVSKMADGISWVIESANAGTSFAFASFVNQKQMDMAVAALFPILLVVPLFDILMYLNILPKFIGAIGWLLAKVTRQPKFESFFGIEMMFLGNTEALAVSSEQLKRMNEVRVLTIAMMSMSSVSGAIVGAYVTMIPGELVLTAIPLNIINAIIVTSILNPVTVEEREDIIYNLKEEGVQRQPFFSFLGDSVINAGKLVLIIIAFVISFVALADLLDRLINLITGIIGGWIHVKGSFGLNQILGVFMYPFALLLGLPWDTAWIVAQQMAKKIVTNEFVVMGQISDVVKSYDPHRRAVISTFLVSFANFSTIGMIVGTLKGIVNAKTSDFVSKYVPMMLLSGILVSLLTAAFVGLFAW; encoded by the coding sequence ATGTACTTACTGATTAATATTATCGGATTGGCAGTATTCCTAGGAATTGCAGTGTTGTTTTCAAGAAATCGTAAAGAAATTCACTGGAAGTCAGTCGTGATATTAGTTATTGTTAACTTATTTCTTGCATGGTTCTTTGTATTCTTCCCATGGGGGAACTGGTTTGTATCAAAAATGGCAGATGGTATTTCCTGGGTAATTGAATCTGCCAATGCAGGAACTAGTTTTGCATTTGCAAGCTTTGTAAATCAAAAACAAATGGATATGGCTGTGGCTGCCTTATTCCCAATTTTACTTGTAGTACCACTATTTGATATTTTAATGTACTTAAATATTCTACCTAAATTCATTGGGGCAATTGGCTGGTTGCTCGCAAAAGTTACACGCCAACCTAAGTTTGAATCTTTCTTTGGTATTGAAATGATGTTTTTAGGAAACACTGAAGCTTTAGCAGTTTCAAGTGAACAGTTAAAAAGAATGAATGAAGTTCGTGTTTTGACAATCGCAATGATGTCTATGAGTTCAGTTTCAGGCGCAATTGTCGGCGCATATGTGACTATGATTCCTGGTGAATTAGTATTGACTGCGATTCCGTTAAACATTATTAATGCAATCATTGTGACTTCGATTTTAAACCCAGTCACTGTAGAAGAACGTGAGGATATTATTTATAACCTTAAAGAAGAAGGAGTTCAACGCCAACCATTCTTCTCATTCTTAGGCGACTCAGTAATTAATGCTGGTAAATTAGTTTTAATTATTATCGCATTTGTAATCAGCTTCGTTGCTTTAGCTGATTTATTAGATCGTTTAATCAATCTTATCACTGGTATTATCGGTGGTTGGATTCACGTGAAAGGCAGCTTCGGACTCAACCAAATCTTAGGTGTATTCATGTATCCGTTCGCTTTATTACTTGGTTTGCCATGGGATACAGCATGGATTGTAGCACAACAAATGGCGAAGAAAATTGTAACAAACGAATTCGTTGTAATGGGACAAATTTCAGATGTTGTGAAATCTTATGATCCTCATAGACGTGCAGTTATTTCGACATTCCTTGTATCATTCGCAAACTTCTCAACAATCGGTATGATTGTAGGAACATTAAAAGGAATTGTAAATGCAAAAACGTCAGATTTCGTATCAAAATATGTACCGATGATGTTATTGTCAGGTATTCTCGTATCATTATTGACAGCAGCTTTTGTCGGATTATTTGCATGGTAG
- a CDS encoding ABC transporter ATP-binding protein, producing the protein MEQTKTKNNPLLFLLKKLKWPIGLIIVAVSISSLGSISGLLVPLFTGRMVDKFTGDQFNMQFILIFVAVFALNAVLSGIGLYLLSKIGEKVIYAIRSVVWAHIIRLRMRFFDVNESGQLMSRLTDDTKVINEFVSQKLPNVLPSIITLIGSLIMLFIMDWQMTLLTFITIPLFVAIMIPLGRVMQRISTRTQAEIANFSGLLGRVLTEMRLVKVANTEQVELDKAHLNLKEIYNLGLKQAKISAVIQPISGLIMLLTIGIILGFGGIRISSGAITAGTLVAMIFYVIQLSMPLVNLSTLMTDYKKAVGASSRIYEIMQEPLEEVKAPTGQELENGNLDFKHVDFGYDTKQVLHDLNFEIPKGKVTAFVGPSGSGKSTIFNLIERMYDVTEGDILHAGVSIYQLPLSDWRNKIGYVMQSNAMMSGTIRDNILYGINREVTDAELENYTKLANCHDFIMEFDEGYDTLVGERGLKLSGGQRQRIDIARSFVKNPDILLLDEATANLDSESEKKIQEALETLMEDRTTVVIAHRLSTIMKADQIIFLDNGYVTGMGKHKELMETHTKYKEFVMTQKLTD; encoded by the coding sequence ATGGAACAAACAAAAACGAAAAACAACCCTTTATTATTTCTACTGAAAAAATTAAAGTGGCCAATTGGTCTCATCATAGTTGCAGTTTCTATTTCTTCATTAGGAAGTATCAGTGGATTGCTTGTCCCATTATTTACCGGAAGAATGGTGGATAAATTTACGGGCGATCAATTCAATATGCAGTTTATCCTCATATTTGTTGCTGTATTTGCGCTTAATGCAGTGTTAAGCGGAATCGGTTTATATTTACTAAGTAAAATCGGTGAAAAGGTTATTTATGCAATTCGTTCAGTCGTATGGGCGCATATTATTCGTTTGCGCATGCGCTTTTTTGATGTGAACGAAAGTGGACAGCTCATGAGTCGACTGACAGACGATACAAAAGTGATTAATGAGTTTGTCTCACAAAAATTGCCGAATGTATTACCGTCCATCATTACATTAATCGGATCATTGATTATGTTATTTATAATGGATTGGCAAATGACATTGTTAACGTTTATTACAATTCCGCTATTTGTGGCCATTATGATTCCATTAGGCAGAGTGATGCAGCGTATTTCCACTCGTACCCAAGCAGAAATTGCAAATTTCAGCGGTTTGTTAGGGCGCGTGCTTACAGAAATGCGTTTAGTTAAAGTAGCAAATACAGAACAAGTTGAATTAGATAAAGCACATTTGAATTTAAAAGAAATTTACAATCTAGGTTTAAAACAAGCTAAAATTTCAGCAGTGATTCAACCAATATCTGGATTGATTATGCTGCTGACAATTGGCATCATTCTTGGGTTCGGCGGAATCAGAATTTCATCTGGCGCTATTACTGCAGGTACATTAGTGGCAATGATTTTCTATGTTATTCAATTATCGATGCCATTAGTCAATTTATCGACTTTAATGACAGATTATAAAAAAGCAGTAGGTGCCAGCAGCCGAATATATGAAATTATGCAAGAACCATTAGAAGAAGTGAAAGCACCTACAGGTCAAGAATTAGAAAATGGCAACCTTGATTTTAAGCATGTTGATTTTGGATATGATACGAAACAAGTTTTGCATGACTTGAATTTTGAAATTCCGAAAGGGAAAGTAACAGCTTTCGTAGGACCATCAGGATCAGGTAAAAGTACGATATTTAATTTGATTGAAAGAATGTATGACGTAACAGAAGGTGATATTTTACATGCAGGTGTTTCAATCTATCAACTTCCTTTATCTGACTGGCGAAACAAAATAGGTTATGTTATGCAATCGAATGCGATGATGAGCGGCACCATCAGAGATAACATTTTGTATGGTATTAACCGCGAAGTGACGGATGCCGAACTTGAAAATTATACAAAGTTAGCAAATTGTCATGATTTCATTATGGAATTTGATGAAGGCTACGATACATTAGTCGGTGAACGCGGCTTGAAATTATCTGGCGGTCAAAGGCAGCGTATTGATATTGCACGCAGCTTTGTGAAGAACCCTGATATTTTATTACTTGATGAAGCTACAGCAAACTTGGATAGCGAGAGTGAGAAGAAAATTCAAGAAGCGTTAGAGACATTGATGGAAGATCGTACTACTGTGGTTATTGCACACCGTCTCTCTACAATTATGAAAGCTGATCAAATTATCTTTTTAGATAACGGATATGTAACAGGTATGGGTAAACATAAAGAATTAATGGAAACACATACGAAATATAAAGAGTTTGTGATGACGCAAAAATTAACAGATTAA
- the pbp4 gene encoding penicillin-binding protein PBP4 — protein sequence MKKIILLTLLIFFASTIITPFSEADTNTPSPAQVANEYGYDISDAFNPEGAVNISQTGQVLYDYHMDKKWYPASMTKLMTMYLTLEAVKEHKLSLNDKVKITEDDYRMSTLPKLSNTKLYPGETYTIKELLQITVSASSNAAALILAKKVSGNTSDFTDKMNKKAKELGMTNTHYVNPTGAENNLLQSFAPKKYKNEMSSRASARDYAILSQRVIQDTPKILYFTKQLAPTQHGVTYYTFNWSLEGAELGLKGTDGLKTGSSDIADYNHTITTKRDGFRIDQTIMGAGDFKHLGGEKERNKMGNSIMNRSFDQYKYVKILSKGEQKINGKKYYVKKDLYDVLPKNYTKKDYKFVVEDGKVHIDYPRQFISKKYGPPSVEVNRPLAHEATSFAKTSFSEHPVLTVIGFGFIVAALAIIIFLIIDFIRRKK from the coding sequence ATGAAAAAAATAATATTACTAACACTGCTGATATTCTTCGCAAGTACAATTATAACACCATTTTCGGAAGCGGACACCAATACCCCTTCTCCTGCTCAAGTAGCAAATGAATATGGATACGATATATCAGATGCCTTTAATCCAGAAGGTGCTGTAAATATAAGTCAAACAGGCCAAGTGCTTTATGATTATCACATGGATAAAAAATGGTATCCTGCATCTATGACAAAATTAATGACGATGTATCTTACGTTAGAAGCAGTTAAAGAACATAAATTGTCTCTTAATGATAAAGTCAAAATCACTGAAGACGACTATCGTATGTCTACATTACCAAAACTCAGCAATACGAAATTATATCCAGGCGAAACCTATACTATCAAAGAGCTATTACAAATAACAGTATCTGCGTCTAGTAATGCGGCAGCTTTGATATTAGCTAAAAAGGTATCTGGAAATACATCGGATTTCACTGACAAAATGAACAAAAAAGCTAAAGAACTCGGTATGACCAATACACATTATGTAAACCCGACTGGTGCAGAAAATAATTTATTACAAAGTTTTGCACCTAAGAAATATAAAAATGAAATGTCGAGCAGAGCATCTGCTAGAGACTATGCGATTTTATCTCAAAGAGTTATTCAAGATACGCCAAAAATTCTTTATTTCACCAAACAATTAGCTCCAACCCAACACGGAGTTACATATTATACATTTAACTGGTCGCTTGAAGGTGCTGAATTAGGTCTCAAAGGAACAGATGGATTAAAAACTGGATCGAGCGATATTGCAGACTATAACCATACTATTACGACAAAAAGAGATGGTTTCCGCATCGACCAGACAATTATGGGAGCAGGAGACTTTAAACATCTTGGTGGTGAGAAAGAACGTAATAAAATGGGCAACAGTATTATGAATAGATCTTTTGATCAATACAAATACGTCAAAATTCTTTCTAAAGGTGAACAAAAAATCAATGGTAAGAAATACTATGTAAAAAAAGACTTGTATGATGTTTTACCAAAAAATTATACTAAAAAAGATTATAAATTCGTAGTTGAAGACGGAAAAGTACACATCGATTACCCAAGACAATTTATTTCTAAAAAATATGGTCCTCCTTCTGTAGAAGTGAATAGACCACTTGCACACGAAGCAACGTCTTTTGCTAAAACATCATTTTCTGAACATCCAGTACTAACTGTCATTGGTTTTGGATTCATCGTTGCTGCACTTGCTATTATTATTTTCTTAATCATCGACTTTATTCGTCGAAAAAAATAA